In Procambarus clarkii isolate CNS0578487 chromosome 30, FALCON_Pclarkii_2.0, whole genome shotgun sequence, the DNA window gtgtttGCAGATTCTTGGAACGATCACGTGGATCGACATCTAGATTTGTTCAATCGGTTAGAGACGgctaacatgacgatcaacttggcaaaaacCGAGTTCGGAAGCCccccctggagtaccttggatatatagtagggcaaggtgaggctgctccggtaagaacaaaagtAGAGGCCATCGACATCTTCCCGGTATCCAGAAGTAAGAAAGAGTTGTTAAGATACCTAGGCGTGATTGGGTATTACCAGAAGTTCTGCAAAAGTTTCTCCACCATATCCGTGCCTACGACGAGTTTGTTGTCAAATAGCATGAAATGAAAGGGGATAGCgcaagaagcgtttgaaaagaccaaaagatTGTTGACTGAGGCGCCTGTACTAGTATCGCCAAATTTTAgggcgccgtttacgttatttgtagatgccagtgatatagaggCTGGAGCTGTATTGACGCAGAAGAATGTTGGAATTTACCGCCCCATGTCCTTCTTCTCGATGAAGTTCGTTAAACACCAGAGGTCatacagtacagtcgagaaagagactttggccctggtgatggcattaaaACATTTTGAAGTATATGTGAGTGGgggggacacccagtgacggtgtatacagaccataatcccctagttttcttgAGCAGAATAAAACATTCGAACGAAAGGTAAACCAGgtggtttttattgctccaagagtatgacctggtaatAAAACACATAAGAGGACGAGACAATGCAGTGGCTGCTGCGTTATCTGGCCTTGCCACTGGAAAAACTctcaaataaggggaggggagtgttaagatcccaggtagctgagaaACGAGTTTACTCCCTTCTGAGTTATTCTACAAGGCCTAACCTAACTAAGAGGTTAAGGAGATATAGAACTGGATATTTATATAGTAAGCATTCGATTGAATTTGACAAACGGTTTGCAAAGGTGGGCAGTGAATAAGGATATAAATAAATGACTGgtcatgagatgtggagaatttGCTGGGAGTgtaaggctcgcttctggagggcttcgaccccacttgagcaccagacatcgtgaggggaagccgTGCTCCGTTTAGCTCCTGTTAGAGAAGGACcccctagttgatataccttcaagaagaaggaagtgtgcagatgtTTCAGCTGTGAAGTCAAGCTGGGAACGTGTGGTCTCGAGTCCTGGACGGCAGGAATAGCTGTGAATCCATCCAGAAACATTTTGTGGGCAGCCTAGGGCTCTTGGGCGTCGGCCGCTCACCGAGTAAGCTCCCTTGCAGGAACAATATCTGTGGTAAGCATTTTAAACAGTTTACAGTGATTGTCTGCAGTTGGTCTTGTGCCCCGTGACCATAGGAGAGTTTATTGAGATATTAGACATATTGTGTTAAGGCAGAAAACCTAAATAAGAGAGTGAAGATGGGAGGACCAGCCGAAGTGAGGAGCAGCACATCCTCTCCTGCTGATAGCTTGCAGGTGACAGACCAGCTGGCAGCCTGGGGCGAGCGGCAGGGAAGTGGAGAATGGACCCGCTCATGCGTGGGGGAATCCTCTCGGCAGGCAGGAGTCAGAGGAATGTTGAGTTGAGACATTTATTATATAGTTTATTTTCATTAAATGTTTGcagaggaacatttttattggcgtatcgatgggttgcaggtttattCTGAGGAAGGAGTTGATGGGAGTACTCAGAGGCCAGAGAAGAAGCTAATGAGTAGAACTTCAAGGCTGTAGGATTGGATGTTGTACTCTGTGGAAGAGTGAGCCCCATAGTGAGGAATTGGACCTCAAACTGTGTGAAGAGGAGCTGTGAAGTGAAGTCTCACATGTgtctgtggaatcagtggtggagtATCACTGGATACTCCACCCAAGTCCATCCAAGGGAAACatcatggtgcagcagcctggaagagctgtagaggatcctagtagatgaacctggaagaacctgatgatgtcagggtagtgaacttcaagATGTGGGAAGGAAATTCTCATTGACTTCATGtatggagttggtagagtgtttgatcGTCAttggcgtgcaagacgcagtgggtGAGTGATCATTATTTTGTGTCAAGGATATTTATACCGGTATTTATGTCGTTACAAGTGTAGGTTGAATttctttgtgtatatatatgtgtaaatgTTCTAGGGCTGGAAACTCGCTAGCCCCAGAGCTCGGTATTCACCTGTCCTAGAGCTGGGTACTCACTAGCCCCAGAGCTGGGTATTCACTAGCACCAGAGTTGGATACTCGCTAGCCCTAGAGCTCGGTATTCACTAGCCCCAGAACTGGGTACTCACTAGCTCCAGAGCTGGGTACTCACTAGCCCCAGAGCTGGGTACTCACTAGCCCCAGAGATGGGTACTCACTAGCCCCAGAGCTGGGTACTCACTACCCCCAGAGCAGGGTACTCACTAGCGTCAGAGTTGGGTATTCATAGCACCAGAGCTGGGTActcactagtcccagaactgaacaCTTACCCATCCTAACAACGAATGatcaacattataatttaaatattttatttgtgctCAAAATTATTATTGTTCATGGTCTCAAAAGCTATTCATTGTCATGCTCTCGTAACACACTTGTTCCTTAAGAGAAAAGGTCTCATTCTGAACAGTTTGATACGGGTAAAAGGACTCCTGCCTGAGAAATAGACCAACATAAAGAAGCGCTGTTATGTAAATCTTAGATTAAACTTTGAAAATTTAGAAAATACTTAGAAAAGGTCTCATTCTGAACAGTTTGATACGGGTAAAAGGACTCCTGCCTGAGAAATAGACCAACATAAAGAAGCGCTGTTATGTAAATCTTAGATCTTACTTTGAAAATTTAGAAAATATGTTTCTATCAACATTAACAATAATGTGCAAACGTTATTATTTAGTTTGGTGTTGGGTCGATTGTCGATTGTCGATTGCAAAAGTTTATTAATTAAGACCAAGGACAGTAACTATCTTACCAGGAAATATATTTTAGTCATGAACATAGTGCAGAACTAAAGAAATCtcacagattttatatatatttaagcaCGGTACACCTATAGAAGTATATATGTTAAGATATTAAAGGAAAATTACTGGAATCATAAATAAATAATCTGAATTCATCTGATAGTTTGCTATACATATGTTACGAATTCACTAAATATTCATAACTTTGGTTTAACGTACAGTATGGCTGAGCGATTTTGTTTAACCCCTGACGATACTGCGTTAATAATGATAAAATAGACACTCTATACAACTCACAAAACACTAATACCTTAAGCAACGCAGATGTTAAAATGTTGCAACAAAATGAGCTTTCGAAATTtaaattaattcatttatatttcttaAGTACACTACAATGTACTTGAGGAACCAGCATGCAAGCTATGATGTGCTTGAGGAACCAACATGCAGGCTAAGATGTGCTTGAAGAAGCAACATGCATGCTACGATGTTCTTGAGGAacaaacatgcacgctacgatgtacttTAAGAAGCAACATGCACACTACGATGTACTTGAGGTACCAGCATGTAAGCTACGATGTACttgaggtaccaacatgcacgctacgatggacTTGAGGTACCAACATGCGCGCTACGATGTACTttaggtaccaacatgcatgctacaatGTACTTGAAGAGGCAACATGCACGTTACGATGTACTTGAGGAacaaacatgcacgctacgatgtacttGAAGAACAAACATGCACGCTTCGATGGACTTATGGAacaaacatgcacgctacgatgaacTTGTGGAacaaacatgcacgctacgatggacTTGTGGAacaaacatgcacgctacgatgtacttGAAGAACAAACATGCATGCTTCGATGGACTTATGGAacaaacatgcacgctacgatgaacTTGTGGAACAAACATGCACACTACGACGTACTTGAAGAACAAACATGCACGCTATGATGGTCTCGTGGAAGAAACATGCACGTTATGATGGACTTGTGGAacaaacatgcacgctacgatggacTTGAGTAACGAACGTGCCCTCTACGATGGACTTGAAGAACCCTCATGCAAGCTACGAGGGACTTGAAGAACCAATATGCACGCTACGATGGACTTAAAGAACCAACATGCAAGCTACGATGGACTTGAGGAACAAACATGCAAGCTACGATGGACTTGAGGAACAAACATGCAAGCTACGATGGACTTGAGGAACAAACATGCAAGCTACGATGGACTTGAGGAACAAACATGCAAGCTACGATGGATCTGAGGAACAAACATGCACGCTATGATGGACTTGTAGAACCTACATGCACTCTACGATGTATTTGAGGTATCTGTTGGtaattccaacactaaatactaaCTCCTAGCATACTAAGCACTTTCTGTTATGATTAGGCAAATATAAACATTCCCAAAATAGCTCAGTGAatcaatataaattaatatggaaatgctcgtttgttcaaaatcgctaatctccgaaagttcttcaccgattgctttgaaagtttcacacaatattccattcgcatccgagcaggtatttatatacatattatattgatgtcacgtcaatGAAGGAAAAAAaccatgctttttttttaaactgtgtttttcatgtgtttttcatgtgagagaaatcttcgaaacctctttaccgattgctttaaagtTTTGGCATAaccttgcattcgaataggcacgtctttttatatatctattatatacatgcctcatctgtgacaaggaaaaaacattttttttttttttttttttttttaaacagcgccatctgttggatgtaagagcaacacacgctgtaatctctgaaaattcttcaccaattgctttgaaattttgacacaatgttgcattcgattaggtgtgtctttttatatacatactatatagatgtctcccctgtgacaggtaaatacatgcgtttttgaaaaacagcaccatctgttgcacaaaaTGTCAACATgcacgcaatactaaatatgtcacaaattccatgtcaatgtttccgattgcattgataaatttaatttgagattttgatttattttattttataggaaatattttgtgtgactttatgttagaattgagctgtgttgtacaccattccgttcatttcgtaagtataagtatagatgccacacctgtggcaggtaaaactatgcttttcttggaaAACTGCGCCATCTGTTTCACGTagaagcaacacacatgctatcctagatatgttacaattccatttcaatgtttctgattgcattgataaattaaattttcctagattttggatttattttcattttgatttaattattttgtgtgaattgtgttggaattcagctgtgttgtttatcatgccGTTCATATCctaagtatagtttatttttttatttttttcatattttcattcaattttttaactgtttttcttatatttcagtgatgggaacatcagatcacttgaagttcccaattttctgatgtgaacatcagaccatttgggaaggcatcggacgagggagtgggaaatggtgggaatgatgaggggacggaagtgagagatggtgcataggacgagggaacaagggagggggtaatggtggggaaggacgaggggacggggggagtttcgtatggtggggatgaggggatgggggaatagagaatggtggggaggacaagggagtgGGACATGCTGGGATGGAAGAGGGGAtgttggagtggggaatggtggggaagacgaggggacgggtgaggggggaatggtggggaggacttgaggacagggaaggttgctgtggctctgttacgcacatgcgttgctgagccacagcaacgtgtggccgggtactgttagtcaaaaaaaaaaaaatggatttcATGACTTCTCGTAGAAAATGGGATTATTGCCACATCAACTGAATTTCTGTTCATTCATAATACTTATATTAGATAATCTCTAAACTGCCAGTCTGTGGGTCAAACTTAGTAAAAGAATTACCCATGACTGGACACAATTCAATCGTGAATAAAAGAGATAACATGAGGTATACCTCGGTGCAACACAAGGTATACTAAGTTGCCATATACCCTGGTGCAACACAAAGTATACCACGTCATCATATACTCTGGTGTAACATGAGGTATACCACGTCGCCATATACCCTGGTGCAACACAAAGTATACCACGTCATCATATTCTCTGGAGTAACATGAGGTATACCACGTCGCCATATACCctggtgcaacacgaggtataccacgttgcCATATACCctggtgcaacacgaggtataccacgttgcCATATACCCTGGTGCAACACGAAGTATACCACGTCACAATATACCCCGGTGCAACATGAGGTATACCACGTCGCCATATACCctggtgcaacacgaggtataccacgttgcCATATACCctggtgcaacacgaggtataccacgtcacAATACACCctggtgcaacacgaggtataccacgtcgcAATATACCATGGTGCAACACGAAGTATACCATGTCGCAATATACCCTGGTGCAAAACGAGGTATAGCACGTCGCCATATACCctggtgcaacacgaggtataccacgtcgcAATATACCctggtgcaacacgaggtatagcaCGTCGCAATATACCctggtgcaacacggggtataccacgtcgcAATATACCCTGGTGCAACATGAGGTATACCACGTCACCATTAAAGCCTGACCCACATGTTTCAGCTTACGTGACCGAGGCGTGACCATTGACTATTACCAGGTGACATTCCACATAACAGCTAAGTTGTCCCTTAAATTAACTAACCATTGGAGATGAACTATTACTAACTAATTTGAACCAATCGATTAGTTTCGATTAGGATATTATTAAGTAAGTTCCTTGCAGGACAACTATGAAAATACAGTCCGCTTCAAATAGATGATAAATTCTTAAGAAATAGATTAGAAATAATTTAAGATACTAAATAATTAATAAATCtttaaattagcaaataaattccAGCTGGGAGATTTTCCCCTAAGTACAACATGCATGctgcaatgtagtcaaggtaccaatatGCACGCTACTATGTAGTCAATGTACCAACATGCACGATACGATGTATTCAAGGTAccgacatgcacgctacaatgtagtcaaggtaccaacatgcacgctactatGTATTCAATGTACCAACGTGCACGATACGATGTTGTCAAGTTACcaccatgcacgctacgatgttgtcaaggtaccaacatgcacgctacgatgttgtcaaggtaccaccatgcacgctacgatgttgtcaaggtaccaacatgcacgctacgatgttttcaaggtaccaacatgcacgctacgatgttgtCAGGGTACcaccatgcacgctacgatgttgtcaaggtgccaacatgaacgctacgatgttgtcaaggtaccaacatgcactctacgatgtagtcaaggtaccaacatgcacgctacgatgttctTGAGTTAGCAACAAACACTctccttgcaggtcggcgttcaattccaaaCCGTCCAAtgcttggacaccattccttcccctcgtcctaaTCTAACTGCTTATCCTCATACTCCTTACAAAGTCTATATTGTCGCAATGGTTTAGTGTTTTCTCCTAATAATTGTCTTAGTTACCTTTCTCGTAAAATATATATCACAAATGTGCATATTAATCCAGAATGTATTAATATCAGGAGAGCAATGAGAAAGATCCTGTACTCTACCTTCACTTTCTCCAGCTCCACACTGCTGGCTGACACTATCTTAGGCTCCATATATGGGCGACAGTCGTCATGAAAATTGGACTAACTGTCAGAAACATGAGTTTGTTTTACAGCTTCTAATAACAGTGCTACAGTCTCTATTGATATTACAAGCAGGAGTGCTGCTACAACATTCACCGCTGATACTACAAACAGGAGTGCTGCTACTACTACATTCACTGCTGATATTACAAGCAGGAGTGTTACTACTGCTACATTCACTGCTGATACTCCAAGCAGGAGTGCTACTACCACTACAATCGCTGCTGATACTACAAGCAGgagtgctactactactactacattcaCTGCTGAAACTACAAGCAGGAGTGATAAAACTACCAATACCAACACTGTTAATACCACAAGCAGGAATTATACTAGTctcataaacaactaatatatctatttccacATCAGTGACAAATGTCGTGAAGGTAAAACATGACTTAAGAAAGCATAAAAACTAAAACTAAACTTTTTTCTGTGTCATTTATAAAGATTATGAACATAATGTGTCCAAAAGGGATCCTCTGGAAATCCATCCCACTACTAACGTCTATCAAGTAGAACGTTTCTTTCTCCGTTCAGAGCTGCACTGTTTTCCTGCAGAAAGCTGGTAATGTATATATCCACTATGTAATGAACCCTGAGCATATTCAACATTTACTCATATAGTACTTCATCAAAGAATTTTGGGAAATGTTTCTGTGGGAAGTTATGGGTAAAAGTTTGTTAATATGATATTGAAGATTACAAAAACGGAAACACccaatatatttgtgtgtgtgtattaaaaaaAACTGAATTTCTGAAGAAAATgacatcctttctcaaggtgctttgtacaatgttcagaatattatatatacagcACTAAATAAATCAAAGCACAATCATGCTTGCAAACTTTCACCAAATTCTTTACACTTTTAACGACTACTCTGACTCCCGAAACATCAATACACCCATTTCCGTGTCTC includes these proteins:
- the LOC138370068 gene encoding uncharacterized protein; the protein is MYFKKQHAHYDVLEVPASSNNSATVSIDITSRSAATTFTADTTNRSAATTTFTADITSRSVTTATFTADTPSRSATTTTIAADTTSRSATTTTTFTAETTSRSDKTTNTNTVNTTSRNYTSLINN